The Terriglobales bacterium genomic sequence GGAGCCCTGGTATGAAGCACGTTCGAGCCTGTGCTGTCGTTGTCTTTGTTGTTCTAATTCTTGCTTCGGCGGTTTCGAGTTATGCGCAGGATCCCACCATTGTGGTGCAGTGGAACCAAGCGGTATTGCAGGGCGTGCGCGACAGCACGCTGGGTCCGCCGATGGTGGCTCGCGCTCTCGCGATCGTGCATACCTGCACTTACGATGCCTGGGCCGCCTACGACAAGCATGCCGTCGGCACCCAGCTTGACGGGCAATTGCGGCGTCCCAAAAAGGAACGTACCCTTGCAAACAAGAACAAAGCCATCAGCTTTGCCGCGTACAGTGCGGCGGTCGACTTGCTGCCGGGCGACAAGATCAAGGTCTTCGATCCGCTGATGGCGCAGCTTGGATACGATATCAACGACACCTCCGCCGACACGAGAACGCCCAGCGGCATCGGCAACGTGGCTTGCGCTGCCGTTCTCGCTTTCCGCCACGGCGATGGCTCAAACCAACTCGGCAATCTCACTGCTAGTGGAGTGCCTTACGCCGACTACACCGGCTATATTCCCGTGAACAAACCAAGCACGGTGCCGGTGAGTGACTTGTCCACAGTGATCGATCCGAATCACTGGCAGCCGCTTACTTATAACAACGGGACAAAGGTTGTCACTCCTGCATTTGTCGGCGCGCAGTGGTTTAAGGTGGTTCCCTTTGCCCTGACCCCTCCTGATCAATTTCTGCCGTTCATCTCCAGCTTCGGGCCCGCGCTTAACGGCTCGACCACGTTTTTCCAACAAGCTAAAGACGTGTTGGCTCTGAGCGCCGGCCTGACCGACGAGCAAAAGATGATCGCGGAATATTGGGCCAACGGCCCGCATTCGGAGCTGCCTCCCGGACATTGGGACCTGTTCGCGCAATTCGTCTCCGCCCGCGATCATCACACCGTCGACGAGGACGTGCAGATGTTCTTCGCTCTCACGAACGCAATCTTCGACGCCGGAATCGCCTGCTGGGACGCCAAGCGTCACTTCGACTCGGTACGTCCGGTGACCGCGATTCCCTTCCTGTTTCATGGCCAGCAGGTGCAGGCATGGGGAGGCCCTGGAAAGGGAACGATCACGATCGACGGAGCGCACTGGATTCCTTACCAACCCAGCACGTTTCCAACCCCTCCGTTCCCGGAATACACCTCCGGGCACAGCACCTTCAGCGCGGCTGGCGCGGAGATCTTGAAGCGATTCACCGGCAGCGATCACTTCGGGGCCTCGGTCACCTTCGCTCCCGGGAGCTCAACGACCGAACCGGGGCTCACGCCGCATCAAGCAGTGACGCTCTCCTGGGCAACGTTCACCGACGCAGCAGATCAGGCCGGCATCTCACGCCGCTACGGAGGCATTCACTTCGAACTCGGAGATCTCGTGGGAAGAAAAACAGGCAGGCTCGTGGCCAAGCAGGCCTGGAAGAAGTCGCTGAGCTACTTCCATCCTGACAAGAACGACGATCGGGATAGGGACGAGGACTAGAAAGCACTTCGCGAAAGACGACTTAGGAGTGCGTTCCAAGACAGCCAGATCGAGTGGGGAGCCACGGAGCTCACTTTGCTGTCCTGTCCTTTGTTCCCTTCTGCAGCAACCGTTCCACATTCTTTTTCAGGAGAGCCGTACTGACAGGCTTGCTTTGATACGTACTAAACCCAGCAGACGTGATTTCCTCGTGATCTTGCGGATCAAATCCGGTCAAGGCAATTACAGGTATGGATGCCAGGTTGTTGTCGCGTCGAAGTGCCTGGACAAGGCCGATGCCGTCCAGGACCGGCATCTTAATGTCGCACACTACAAGGTCCGGCGGGCTCGCAAGTATTTTTTGCAGTGCATCGGCACCATTCCGCGCCGCGATTACGTCGTATCCCCAACTCTGAAGAAGCTCAGTCAGAAGCTCGCGGCTAGAGGGGTCATCTTCGGCGATTACGATTTTGGTCGCGTTGGAGTTCACTTGGAGCGCCAGCCGGTCTTCCCCGCCTAGAGATTATCTCTATTTTGCGAATGTTTGCACTCTCCACGGCCCAAACTTCTTCCACCCCGGCTGGAACCGAGCGTCAACGTTACTCATTGAGAGTCACAGCTCCGAACCGTCTTGTAGGAGGGAGATCGACAGAGCCATTCCGAGAGCGTCGGTGTCTAACCTTGCCATGCTTTCCAGGGTGGCTCGAACTCTTGTCCTCAGTGTTTGGCTTGCTGGCCTGGGGCTGGCACAGAACGCCACAACACGGACCGTGCACGTGTTCGTTGCCCTTGCCGACAACCAGCACCAGGGTATCGTTCCCGTTCCGGCACGCTTAGGAAACGGACTCGATGCCAGGAACAATCTG encodes the following:
- a CDS encoding response regulator, which produces MNSNATKIVIAEDDPSSRELLTELLQSWGYDVIAARNGADALQKILASPPDLVVCDIKMPVLDGIGLVQALRRDNNLASIPVIALTGFDPQDHEEITSAGFSTYQSKPVSTALLKKNVERLLQKGTKDRTAK
- a CDS encoding vanadium-dependent haloperoxidase, which codes for MKHVRACAVVVFVVLILASAVSSYAQDPTIVVQWNQAVLQGVRDSTLGPPMVARALAIVHTCTYDAWAAYDKHAVGTQLDGQLRRPKKERTLANKNKAISFAAYSAAVDLLPGDKIKVFDPLMAQLGYDINDTSADTRTPSGIGNVACAAVLAFRHGDGSNQLGNLTASGVPYADYTGYIPVNKPSTVPVSDLSTVIDPNHWQPLTYNNGTKVVTPAFVGAQWFKVVPFALTPPDQFLPFISSFGPALNGSTTFFQQAKDVLALSAGLTDEQKMIAEYWANGPHSELPPGHWDLFAQFVSARDHHTVDEDVQMFFALTNAIFDAGIACWDAKRHFDSVRPVTAIPFLFHGQQVQAWGGPGKGTITIDGAHWIPYQPSTFPTPPFPEYTSGHSTFSAAGAEILKRFTGSDHFGASVTFAPGSSTTEPGLTPHQAVTLSWATFTDAADQAGISRRYGGIHFELGDLVGRKTGRLVAKQAWKKSLSYFHPDKNDDRDRDED